The Fervidobacterium sp. DNA segment GTGGTAAAACAACCATAGCATTACACGCTATAGCATCCATCCAAAAACTTGGTGGAATTGCTGCTTTTGTAGATGCAGAGCATGCACTTGATTTGAACTATGCCAGGAATCTTGGAATAAATCTTTCGGAATTACTTGTTTCTCAACCAGATTATGGTGAGCAAGCACTTGATATAGTTGATGAGCTCGTTAGGAGTAATGCCGTAGATCTTATTGTCGTCGATTCTGTTGCAGCGCTTGTACCAAGAGCAGAAATAGAGGGTGCAATGGGTGATGCTCAGATTGGGTTGCAAGCGAGGCTTATGTCGCAAGCCTTAAGAAAGTTGGCAGGTAACGTCAGTAAATCAAAGGCTGTTGTAATTTTTATTAATCAGACACGTATGAAAATAGGCGTGATGTATGGGAATCCGGAGACTACAACTGGTGGTGTTGCACTTAAGTTTTATGCAACTATGAGAATGGAGGTAAGATCTTCGGGAAAAATCGTTGAAGGTAACGAAAATATTGGTAATGAAGTAACAATCAAGTTTGTAAAGAACAAAGTTGCGCCACCGTTCAGAACCGCAACTGTTGATATAATTTATGGTAAAGGAATTGTGAGGGAGAACGAGCTTTTCAACATAGCTGTGAACGAAGGTTTTATTGATAGAAGAGGAAGTTGGTTCACATACGAGGATTTAAGTGGAAAGGAACACTCACTTGGGCAGGGAAAGTCGAACGCCGTTGCCTATCTTATGGAACATGGTGAAATAGCTGATGAGATTGAACAAAGAATAAGAGAAAAGTATATGCCAAAACGTGAAAATCAGCAATCAGAAAAGAACGATGAGCGAGATGCACAGAAAACAGCGGCAAAGAAATGATTTTAAATCGATTCGTTTTGAAAATGGCAGTAAAAAATTCAAAGATCCTGTTCAGATTGCACTAAGATTTATAAAGTTTAGGGCAAGATCTGAGTGGGAAGTTAAAAATAAACTCAAGCAATATGGTTTTTCTGAAGAAGTCATTTCTGAGACAATTACAAAGTTAAAAAAGAGTGGTTTCATAGACGACGAAAAGTTTGCTTATCTGTACGCCTACGATAGCCTTGTGATAAGGTACAAAGGTCCTTATCGAATAAAATATGAGCTAAAACAACTTCACATTGATGATTATTTAATAGAAGATGCTATCAAGAAAGTACTAAGTGAAGTAGACATCAATGAAATTATAAGAAAACTTACAGAAGGCCTTGATGAACACAAAAAAAGGGAAAAGCTATACAGACATGGATTTGGAGGTGAATGGTAATGGAGATAATTATATACATAATTATGTTTGTCATAGGAATTGCAATAGGAGCATTTTATGGTCTTACTATCGGAAGAAAGAGAGCACAGGAAAATATTGAAATAAAGCTAAAAGCGGCTAAACAAGATGCTGAAAGTATCATCAAAAACGCAGAAAAAGAGGCAACAGAAATAAGGAAAAAAGCAATAATTGAAGCTCGGGAAGAGGCACATCAAATTAGAGAGGAAATTGAGAAAGAAAGAAAAAGAAGGGAAGAAGAAATCAAACAACTTGAAGAAAGAATTCTTAAAAGGGAAGAAATGCTTAGTAAACGTGAAGAGTTAATTGATAAAAGAGAGAGTTATGTTGAAAACTTGAAGATAGAACTTGATTCAAAAGTCAAAGAGTTGGAGGAAAAAGCAAAAGAAATTGAGAAAAAGTTCATTGAACTTGCGGGTATTACCCACGAACAAGCAAGAGAGATAGTTTTGCAAGAAGCAAGGGAAAAGTATGAACATGAGATAGCAAAGATATTTGTTCAAATAAAAACGCGTTATGAAGATGAAGCCGATAAATATGCAAAAAAAGTGATTGCGGACGCTATACAAAGATATGCACCAGAATACACTGGAGAAGTCACAATAAGCACTGTCGCACTTCCAAATGATGATATGAAGGGTAGGCTTATAGGTAGAGAAGGGAGAAACATCAGAACTTTTGAAAAAATTACAGGTGTTGACTTGATAATCGACGATACCCCTGAGAT contains these protein-coding regions:
- the recA gene encoding recombinase RecA; its protein translation is MSDEMKKDVLKKAISKIEKAYGKGSIMVLGEESLIQTIDVIPSGSLAIDIASGVGGYPRGRVIEIYGPESSGKTTIALHAIASIQKLGGIAAFVDAEHALDLNYARNLGINLSELLVSQPDYGEQALDIVDELVRSNAVDLIVVDSVAALVPRAEIEGAMGDAQIGLQARLMSQALRKLAGNVSKSKAVVIFINQTRMKIGVMYGNPETTTGGVALKFYATMRMEVRSSGKIVEGNENIGNEVTIKFVKNKVAPPFRTATVDIIYGKGIVRENELFNIAVNEGFIDRRGSWFTYEDLSGKEHSLGQGKSNAVAYLMEHGEIADEIEQRIREKYMPKRENQQSEKNDERDAQKTAAKK
- a CDS encoding RecX family transcriptional regulator; this translates as MHRKQRQRNDFKSIRFENGSKKFKDPVQIALRFIKFRARSEWEVKNKLKQYGFSEEVISETITKLKKSGFIDDEKFAYLYAYDSLVIRYKGPYRIKYELKQLHIDDYLIEDAIKKVLSEVDINEIIRKLTEGLDEHKKREKLYRHGFGGEW